The Streptomyces sp. NBC_01275 genome has a segment encoding these proteins:
- a CDS encoding helix-turn-helix domain-containing protein: protein MSTPPHSPAAPPAASPVGAAAVPPPEAVAPLVRGVAVLRRLTEANGVLSLSALERATGLARSTVDRVVGTLVRMGYVRLDGRDAILTPRVMELGNAYLAALRLPALLDSRADALADELDESVSLAVADGDAVRFIHQATRRRAMSLSFRIGDLLPAERTAPGPLFATEWTDADWSRWHDRRATDPQNRAFTAVPPASRISPDEDPGKDPDEDFVRRAGRAGADGWALDDQLIEPGLVALSAPVRDPRAGRIACVVNIVSHTSRHTAPQLHDALLPRLRTAVATMEADLRQAPPAQPGPPPAGLALWTGASKQELGREFIESLARGLTVLTAFGEGRAALTLAETAKTTGLARATARRALITYEHLGLVTQTPDRRFALTPQVLSLGFPPLSRTSLPRIAAPHLTALAERVHESTSLAVLTERGDEIQYTARATAPHVMSVDITVGTRRPAGPTALGQVLLAGASSGASSGGASARASSGHGHALVDEELEQGLRSIAVPVRDRTGRVVAALDAATHVARRTREECEQDILPELLTTAAHIESDLHVAARFTRVPLS from the coding sequence ATGTCCACACCTCCCCACTCCCCCGCCGCTCCCCCCGCCGCTTCCCCGGTCGGCGCCGCCGCCGTGCCGCCGCCCGAGGCCGTCGCCCCGCTGGTGCGCGGCGTCGCCGTGCTGCGCCGGCTCACCGAGGCGAACGGCGTGCTCAGCCTCAGCGCCCTGGAACGCGCCACCGGCCTGGCCCGCTCGACCGTCGACCGGGTCGTCGGCACCCTCGTCCGCATGGGGTACGTCCGTCTCGACGGCCGGGACGCGATCCTCACCCCCCGGGTGATGGAACTGGGCAACGCCTACCTGGCCGCCCTGCGGCTGCCCGCCCTGCTGGACTCGCGGGCGGACGCCCTCGCCGACGAACTGGACGAGTCGGTCTCCCTCGCGGTCGCCGACGGCGACGCCGTCCGCTTCATCCACCAGGCGACCCGGCGTCGCGCGATGTCCCTGAGCTTCCGCATCGGCGACCTCCTGCCGGCCGAACGCACCGCGCCGGGCCCGCTGTTCGCGACCGAGTGGACGGACGCGGACTGGTCGCGCTGGCACGATCGCCGGGCGACGGACCCCCAGAACCGGGCCTTCACCGCCGTACCCCCCGCCTCTCGCATTTCACCGGACGAGGACCCGGGCAAGGACCCGGACGAGGACTTCGTGCGGCGGGCCGGGCGGGCGGGGGCGGACGGCTGGGCCCTGGACGACCAGCTGATCGAGCCGGGCCTGGTGGCGCTCTCGGCACCCGTACGGGATCCGCGCGCCGGACGGATCGCCTGCGTCGTGAACATCGTGAGCCACACGAGCCGGCACACCGCGCCGCAGTTGCACGACGCCCTCCTGCCCCGCCTGCGGACGGCGGTCGCGACGATGGAGGCGGACCTGCGCCAGGCCCCGCCCGCGCAGCCCGGCCCGCCTCCCGCGGGCCTCGCCCTGTGGACGGGCGCGTCGAAGCAGGAACTGGGCCGCGAGTTCATCGAGTCCCTCGCGCGCGGACTGACGGTCCTGACGGCGTTCGGCGAGGGACGGGCCGCGCTGACCCTGGCGGAGACGGCCAAAACGACGGGCCTGGCCCGGGCGACGGCCCGCCGCGCTCTGATCACCTACGAGCACCTGGGCCTCGTGACCCAGACCCCCGACCGAAGGTTCGCCCTCACCCCCCAGGTCCTCTCCCTGGGCTTCCCGCCCCTCTCCCGTACGTCCCTCCCCCGCATCGCGGCCCCCCACCTGACGGCGCTGGCGGAACGCGTCCACGAGTCGACCTCGCTGGCCGTCCTCACCGAACGGGGGGACGAGATCCAGTACACGGCCCGGGCGACCGCCCCGCACGTCATGAGCGTGGACATCACCGTGGGCACACGCCGACCGGCCGGCCCGACGGCCCTGGGCCAGGTCCTGCTGGCCGGTGCGTCTTCCGGCGCCTCTTCCGGCGGTGCTTCCGCCCGTGCTTCTTCCGGCCATGGTCACGCCCTGGTCGACGAGGAGCTGGAGCAGGGGCTGCGGTCGATCGCGGTCCCCGTCCGCGACCGCACGGGCCGGGTGGTCGCCGCCCTCGACGCGGCGACCCACGTCGCCCGGCGCACCCGGGAGGAGTGCGAACAGGACATCCTTCCCGAGCTCCTCACCACCGCGGCCCACATCGAGTCCGATCTCCACGTGGCCGCGCGCTTCACCCGGGTCCCGTTGAGCTGA
- a CDS encoding amino acid adenylation domain-containing protein, with translation MRDSLSLHGRFHEQVGRTPDAVAVRSAGRELTYRALDRRSDALAGVLIGLGVGPEAPVAVLTDRSVDVTTAFLGVLKAGGCYVPLHTGFPAERMERIIRQTGAQVLLTDAVSAAQGLPEGDFTVVRVDEPVRAGAAPGPAGVVCAPDRLAYVMFTSGSTGEPKGVAVSHRNVLDLVDDSLFDTGHHDRVLMIAPYAFDASLHGLWMPLLRGATSVIAAADDVSAPRLRELFDTEEITSVEMTAGLLRTIAEGAPETFHGLREVSTGGDVISPVAVRRILQACPGTVVRATYGPTETTLFATQHAYTDAAQVADRVPMGRPLDDMRAYVLDGQLAPVPVGGPGELYIAGAGLSRGYLHRPGLTAERFVADPHGPAGSRMYRTGDIACRNPDGMLEFLGRADDQVKIRGFRVEPGEIEAVLSTFPGLAQVVVTAREADGDKRLVAYVVGDRAVDVGALREHAAAALPEYMLPAAFVTLDAFPLTPNGKVDYRALPAPEFTATAAYRAPRTPDEETLCALFAQVLGVERVGMDDDFFDLGGHSLLATQLIGELRTAFDADVSIRLLFGAPTVAALLPLLRAQDPKARRPVLARSGRPARVPLSAAQHRMWFLEQWDGPSPLYNLPVVLRLSGDLDRDALQEAVRDVIVRHESLRTVVGEAAGEPYQVVLDPADLHLVLPVKALDEAELDAAVREAGGRPFRLKADPPLRAELFVLNEREHEHVLVLTLHHIASDGWSKAPLSRDLATAYTARRAGRAPAWSELPVQYADYTLWQHTLLGDPGSPDSLAGRQLAYWKDALDGAPDELALPFDRPRPADSAHRGEALPLRLDAELLASVVELARQQDATPFMVLQAGLAMLLHQLGAGADIPLGSVVAGRGDTALDDLVGFFVNTVVLRTDLSGDPSFTELLARVRETALGAYSHQDVPFEQVVGAVNPARSLSRHPLFQVMLVLQNVTGYEFAMPGLDVSVVEEATSTSKFDLLFSITEQYDEQRRPVGVTGYVEYDTALFDASTVEGIRDRFATLLTKVVADPGQRVSAPFLLTPVS, from the coding sequence ATGCGTGATTCGCTTTCCCTTCACGGGCGGTTTCATGAGCAGGTCGGGCGTACTCCGGATGCGGTGGCGGTGCGTTCCGCGGGGCGTGAGCTGACCTATCGGGCGCTGGACCGGCGGTCCGATGCGCTGGCGGGTGTCCTCATCGGCCTGGGGGTGGGCCCGGAGGCGCCGGTCGCGGTGCTGACCGACCGCAGTGTGGACGTCACGACGGCGTTCCTGGGCGTCCTCAAGGCCGGCGGCTGCTACGTGCCCCTGCACACCGGGTTCCCGGCCGAGCGGATGGAACGGATCATCCGTCAGACGGGCGCACAGGTCCTGCTGACCGATGCGGTGTCGGCCGCCCAGGGGCTTCCCGAGGGCGATTTCACCGTGGTGCGGGTGGACGAGCCGGTACGCGCCGGCGCAGCGCCCGGGCCGGCCGGAGTGGTGTGCGCGCCGGACCGGTTGGCGTATGTGATGTTCACCTCCGGCTCCACCGGGGAGCCCAAGGGCGTCGCCGTCAGCCACCGCAACGTGCTGGATCTGGTCGACGACTCACTGTTCGACACCGGGCATCACGACCGGGTCCTGATGATCGCCCCGTATGCGTTCGACGCTTCGCTGCACGGCCTGTGGATGCCTCTGCTGCGCGGCGCCACCTCGGTCATCGCCGCCGCTGACGACGTGTCCGCGCCCCGGCTGCGAGAGCTGTTCGACACGGAGGAGATCACCAGTGTGGAGATGACCGCCGGTCTGCTGCGGACCATCGCCGAGGGCGCTCCGGAGACCTTCCACGGGCTGCGCGAAGTGTCCACCGGCGGCGACGTCATCTCCCCGGTCGCGGTGCGGCGGATCCTCCAGGCCTGCCCCGGCACGGTGGTGCGCGCCACGTACGGGCCCACCGAGACCACGCTGTTCGCCACCCAGCACGCCTACACCGACGCCGCCCAGGTCGCCGACCGGGTCCCCATGGGCCGTCCGCTGGACGACATGCGCGCCTACGTCCTGGACGGGCAGCTGGCCCCGGTCCCCGTCGGCGGCCCGGGCGAGCTGTACATCGCCGGGGCCGGCCTGAGCCGCGGCTATCTGCACCGCCCGGGTCTCACCGCCGAACGCTTCGTCGCCGACCCCCACGGGCCGGCCGGCAGCCGCATGTACCGCACCGGCGACATCGCGTGCCGGAACCCGGACGGCATGCTCGAGTTCCTCGGCCGCGCCGACGACCAGGTCAAGATCCGCGGCTTCCGCGTCGAGCCGGGCGAGATCGAAGCCGTCCTGTCGACGTTCCCGGGGCTCGCCCAGGTCGTGGTCACGGCCCGGGAGGCAGACGGCGACAAGCGCCTGGTGGCCTACGTCGTCGGCGACAGGGCCGTCGACGTCGGCGCGCTGCGCGAGCACGCCGCGGCCGCCCTGCCCGAGTACATGCTCCCTGCCGCTTTCGTGACCCTGGACGCCTTCCCCCTCACCCCGAACGGGAAGGTCGACTACCGGGCCCTGCCCGCACCGGAGTTCACCGCGACCGCCGCCTACCGCGCCCCGCGCACCCCGGACGAGGAGACGCTCTGTGCTCTCTTCGCGCAGGTCCTCGGCGTCGAGCGGGTCGGCATGGACGACGACTTCTTCGACCTCGGCGGCCACTCCCTCCTCGCCACCCAGCTGATCGGCGAGCTGCGGACCGCCTTCGACGCGGACGTGTCCATCCGGCTGCTGTTCGGCGCCCCGACGGTCGCCGCGCTGCTTCCGCTGCTCCGGGCGCAGGATCCGAAGGCCCGCCGCCCGGTGCTCGCCCGGAGCGGGCGCCCCGCCCGCGTCCCGCTGTCCGCCGCCCAGCACCGGATGTGGTTCCTGGAACAGTGGGACGGCCCTTCCCCCCTGTACAACCTGCCCGTCGTCCTGCGGCTGAGCGGCGACCTGGACCGGGACGCGCTCCAGGAGGCGGTCCGGGACGTGATCGTCCGGCACGAGAGCCTGCGCACCGTGGTGGGGGAGGCGGCCGGCGAGCCGTACCAGGTGGTGCTCGACCCGGCCGACCTGCACCTCGTCCTGCCCGTCAAAGCCCTGGACGAGGCGGAGCTCGACGCCGCGGTACGGGAGGCCGGCGGCCGGCCGTTCCGTCTGAAGGCCGACCCGCCCCTGCGTGCAGAGTTGTTCGTCCTGAACGAGCGCGAGCACGAGCACGTGCTGGTGCTGACGCTGCACCACATCGCCTCGGACGGATGGTCCAAGGCGCCGCTCAGCCGTGATCTGGCCACCGCCTACACGGCCCGGCGGGCCGGCCGGGCCCCGGCGTGGTCCGAGCTTCCCGTGCAGTACGCGGACTACACGCTGTGGCAGCACACGCTCCTCGGCGACCCCGGCTCCCCCGACAGCCTCGCCGGGCGTCAGCTCGCGTACTGGAAGGACGCCCTGGACGGTGCACCGGACGAGCTGGCCCTGCCCTTCGACCGGCCGCGCCCCGCGGACAGCGCCCACCGGGGCGAGGCCCTCCCGCTGCGGCTCGACGCCGAACTGCTCGCCTCCGTAGTCGAGTTGGCGCGACAGCAGGACGCCACGCCCTTCATGGTGCTGCAGGCCGGACTCGCGATGCTGCTGCACCAGCTCGGCGCGGGAGCGGACATCCCCCTGGGCAGCGTGGTGGCCGGGCGCGGCGACACGGCGCTCGACGACCTGGTCGGCTTCTTCGTGAACACCGTCGTCCTGCGCACCGACCTGTCAGGAGACCCCTCCTTCACCGAGCTGCTCGCCCGGGTGCGGGAGACCGCCCTGGGCGCGTACTCCCACCAGGACGTGCCCTTCGAGCAGGTCGTAGGGGCCGTCAACCCGGCCCGTTCGCTGTCCCGGCACCCGCTCTTCCAGGTCATGCTCGTCCTGCAGAACGTCACCGGCTACGAGTTCGCGATGCCCGGCCTCGACGTCTCGGTCGTCGAGGAGGCCACGTCGACCTCGAAATTCGACCTGCTCTTCAGCATCACCGAGCAGTACGACGAACAGCGTCGCCCCGTCGGCGTCACCGGCTACGTCGAGTACGACACCGCCCTGTTCGACGCGTCGACGGTCGAGGGGATCCGTGACCGCTTCGCCACGCTGCTCACGAAGGTCGTGGCCGACCCGGGGCAGCGGGTCTCCGCGCCCTTTCTCCTCACCCCGGTGAGCTGA
- a CDS encoding helix-turn-helix transcriptional regulator: MEPVIESVYIALLDRTQGVADICRRLDLPEHVVRNALDRLSELALVRASVGSPHRLHAVSPHVGMEFLIAQQRSELARHQQRLEAAQAAAAKFILDYDGRQPPGADGAEGKYLVGLDAIRDHLRVLNDQVAEELLTFAPGGPQKRENMQASRPLNQQLLRRGVRMRTVYLNSIRTDRPTMEHARWLTAQGCEVRTVPSLPNRMIIYDRKLAMIASNAADTAAGAVQVSSPGTVTALHSLFESVWQSAEQLEAPVQPAPGELTAQQAEALRLLALGHTDEAIATRLAVSPRTARRITSSLMTHLGARSRFQAGVLAIQQGFLPSLSE, from the coding sequence TTGGAGCCGGTCATCGAGTCCGTCTACATCGCGTTGCTGGACAGGACGCAGGGCGTAGCCGACATCTGCCGCCGCCTGGACCTGCCGGAACACGTCGTCCGCAACGCCCTCGACCGCCTCAGCGAGTTGGCCCTCGTGCGCGCGTCGGTCGGATCCCCGCATCGTCTGCACGCGGTCAGCCCGCACGTGGGCATGGAGTTCCTGATCGCCCAACAGCGCTCCGAACTCGCCAGACACCAGCAGAGGCTGGAAGCGGCGCAGGCCGCAGCGGCCAAGTTCATCCTGGACTACGACGGACGTCAGCCTCCCGGCGCCGACGGGGCCGAGGGCAAATACCTCGTAGGGCTGGACGCGATCCGGGACCATCTGAGAGTCCTCAACGACCAAGTGGCCGAAGAACTCCTCACCTTCGCGCCCGGCGGCCCGCAGAAGCGGGAGAACATGCAGGCGTCCCGGCCGCTCAACCAGCAACTGCTCAGACGTGGCGTACGGATGCGCACGGTCTACCTGAACAGCATTCGCACCGACCGGCCGACCATGGAACACGCACGCTGGCTGACCGCACAGGGATGCGAGGTCCGCACCGTCCCGTCACTGCCGAACCGAATGATCATCTACGACCGTAAACTCGCGATGATCGCCTCCAACGCCGCGGACACCGCCGCCGGAGCCGTCCAGGTGAGCTCACCGGGTACCGTCACGGCGCTGCACAGTCTGTTCGAGAGCGTGTGGCAGTCCGCGGAACAGCTCGAGGCGCCGGTGCAGCCGGCCCCGGGAGAGCTGACCGCTCAACAGGCCGAGGCGCTCCGGCTTCTGGCGCTCGGTCACACCGACGAGGCCATCGCCACGCGCCTGGCAGTGTCACCGCGCACCGCCCGCCGCATCACGTCCAGCCTCATGACCCACCTCGGCGCGCGCAGCCGTTTCCAGGCAGGCGTGCTCGCCATACAGCAGGGATTCCTCCCTTCTCTCTCCGAGTGA
- a CDS encoding M6 family metalloprotease domain-containing protein, with amino-acid sequence MQPQPVRTAPEPLRRRIRPRRAAVLVSVTALTFAVSTSAGSGRLVPASGPTAAGAGPISLARSSALAPCMINGDTAVQMSEGVPTSGGYSRSTGAVRALTLMVDFPDAPGRGSALERYREFFPQTREWFRTASYGRLDYRAETPIRRWLRMPKAFRDYGIERGAPFDPGYRDLVQDIVAAADPRVDFRSYDLLNVLVTPNAGPSALDTVLSVTFAGNTEAPVADGVTVANASFVYSRQDDGSGSYDRTGYRVLPHENGHVFGLPDLYTQEGGGAVGHWDIMSEDWGANNDLLGWHKWKLGWLDASQIACAARPGTTEYTLTPLARAGGPKLVFVPLGGRTGYAVELRTRGGNDETVCRPGVLVYKVDADVDTGMGPVTVYDSHRDSGGCTRSPNVHAELSDAPFSPGETFKDPRHGIRIAVTGANLKGDYLVRVTRR; translated from the coding sequence ATGCAGCCGCAGCCCGTGCGCACCGCCCCGGAACCCCTCCGCCGTCGGATACGCCCGCGCCGCGCCGCCGTTCTCGTCTCCGTCACCGCCCTGACGTTCGCGGTCAGCACCTCGGCCGGATCGGGACGCCTGGTCCCCGCCTCCGGCCCGACGGCGGCCGGGGCGGGACCGATCTCCCTGGCCCGTTCCTCCGCCCTCGCCCCCTGCATGATCAACGGCGATACGGCGGTCCAGATGTCCGAGGGCGTGCCGACGTCCGGCGGCTACTCCCGCTCCACCGGCGCCGTCCGCGCCCTCACCCTGATGGTCGACTTCCCGGACGCGCCGGGCCGGGGCAGCGCGCTGGAGCGCTACCGGGAGTTCTTCCCGCAGACCCGGGAGTGGTTCCGCACCGCCTCCTACGGCCGTCTCGACTACCGCGCCGAGACCCCGATCCGCCGCTGGCTGCGCATGCCCAAGGCGTTCCGGGACTACGGCATAGAGCGCGGCGCCCCCTTCGACCCCGGCTACCGCGATCTCGTCCAGGACATCGTGGCCGCCGCCGACCCGAGGGTGGACTTCCGCTCGTACGACCTCCTGAACGTGCTGGTGACGCCGAACGCCGGGCCTTCCGCGCTGGACACGGTCCTGTCGGTGACGTTCGCCGGGAACACCGAGGCCCCGGTCGCCGACGGGGTGACCGTGGCGAACGCGTCCTTCGTCTACTCCCGGCAGGACGACGGCTCCGGCTCCTACGACCGCACCGGCTACCGCGTCCTGCCCCACGAGAACGGGCACGTCTTCGGCCTGCCCGACCTCTACACCCAGGAGGGCGGGGGCGCGGTCGGCCACTGGGACATCATGAGCGAGGACTGGGGGGCCAACAACGACCTGCTGGGCTGGCACAAGTGGAAGCTGGGCTGGCTGGACGCGTCGCAGATCGCCTGCGCGGCGCGCCCCGGCACGACCGAGTACACCCTCACCCCGCTCGCGCGCGCGGGCGGCCCGAAACTGGTCTTCGTACCCCTCGGCGGCCGCACCGGGTACGCGGTCGAGCTGCGCACCCGCGGCGGCAACGACGAGACGGTGTGCCGTCCCGGAGTCCTCGTCTACAAGGTCGACGCGGACGTCGACACCGGCATGGGCCCGGTGACGGTGTACGACTCCCACCGGGACAGCGGGGGCTGCACCCGCAGCCCGAACGTCCACGCGGAGCTCTCCGACGCGCCGTTCTCCCCCGGCGAGACCTTCAAGGACCCCCGGCACGGCATCCGCATAGCGGTGACGGGAGCGAACCTGAAGGGCGACTACCTGGTGCGGGTGACACGGCGTTAG
- a CDS encoding PLP-dependent aminotransferase family protein — protein MAELHGSVSEPVLDTMNFLNEVTHRYPDAISFAPGRPYDGFFETEQVFACIRRYLDHLAEQGGSTADIRTALYQYGPTAGLIRGIIADSLRADEDTDVPAESIVVTVGAQEAMLLVLRALIAGPDDVLLVSSPCYVGITGAARLLDVTVRPVEEREDGFSAADLEAAVLAERANGRRPRAFYVVPDHSNPSGNTMGPEAREELLKLAERHDFLVLEDSPYRQVSPGTPLPTLKSRDRARRVVHLGSYSKTVFPGARVGFVVADQRVRDAGGGEHLLADELAKIKSMVTVNTSSLSQAAVAGALLGAQGRLSRLNAEAAAYYGDAMREMLRQLDARLPADRREALGVRWNEPTGGFFLTMRVPFRVDNALLALSAQDFGVIWTPMTHFYPGAGGLHGIRLSTSYLTPAEIEEGAARLARFVEAQSAAL, from the coding sequence ATGGCAGAGCTGCACGGCAGTGTTTCCGAGCCGGTGCTGGACACCATGAACTTCCTCAACGAGGTGACCCATCGCTATCCGGACGCGATTTCGTTCGCACCGGGGCGGCCGTACGACGGATTCTTCGAGACCGAGCAGGTCTTCGCCTGTATCCGCCGCTATCTGGACCACTTGGCGGAGCAGGGCGGCTCGACGGCCGACATCCGCACCGCGCTGTACCAGTACGGGCCGACCGCGGGGCTGATCCGCGGCATCATCGCCGACTCGCTGCGGGCCGACGAGGACACCGACGTTCCGGCCGAGTCCATCGTGGTGACCGTCGGCGCCCAGGAGGCCATGCTGCTGGTGCTGCGCGCGCTCATCGCCGGCCCCGACGACGTGCTGCTGGTCTCCAGCCCCTGCTATGTCGGGATCACCGGCGCCGCCCGGCTGCTCGACGTGACCGTACGCCCGGTGGAAGAGCGCGAGGACGGGTTCAGCGCCGCCGATCTGGAGGCCGCGGTGCTGGCGGAGCGGGCGAACGGCCGCCGCCCCCGGGCGTTCTACGTGGTGCCCGACCACTCCAACCCGTCCGGCAACACCATGGGGCCCGAGGCCCGCGAGGAGCTGCTGAAGCTCGCCGAGCGCCACGACTTCCTGGTGCTGGAGGACAGCCCGTACCGGCAGGTGAGCCCCGGCACGCCGCTGCCGACCCTGAAGTCCCGGGACCGCGCGCGCCGGGTGGTGCATCTGGGCTCGTACTCCAAGACGGTCTTTCCCGGCGCCCGGGTCGGCTTCGTCGTCGCCGACCAGCGCGTGCGTGACGCCGGGGGCGGCGAGCATCTGCTGGCCGACGAGCTCGCCAAGATCAAGAGCATGGTGACGGTCAACACCTCGTCGCTGAGTCAGGCGGCCGTGGCCGGCGCGCTGCTCGGCGCCCAGGGCCGGCTGTCGCGGCTCAACGCGGAGGCGGCCGCCTACTACGGCGACGCGATGCGGGAGATGCTGCGGCAGCTCGACGCCCGGCTGCCCGCCGACCGCCGCGAGGCCCTCGGCGTGCGCTGGAACGAGCCGACCGGCGGCTTCTTCCTCACCATGCGGGTCCCGTTCCGGGTGGACAACGCCCTACTGGCCCTGTCCGCACAGGACTTCGGCGTGATCTGGACGCCGATGACGCACTTCTATCCCGGCGCCGGAGGCCTCCACGGCATCCGGCTGTCGACCAGCTATCTGACGCCTGCCGAGATCGAGGAGGGCGCCGCGAGGCTTGCGCGCTTCGTCGAGGCGCAGAGCGCGGCGCTCTGA
- the dpgA gene encoding 3,5-dihydroxyphenylacetyl-CoA synthase DpgA: MTLAAELRPRALGVGTAVTPTSYTQQEVLDAFGITDAKIRSVFLNSAIERRHLTLPAQDGAGGRVHEPQGDLLDKHKAKAVEMGAEALRACLKRAGAELSDLRHLCCVTSTGLLTPGLSALLIKELGIDRHCSRSDIVGMGCNAGLNALGVVSGWAAAHPGELAVVLCTEACSAAYAMDSTMRTAVVNSLFGDGAAAIAIRSGAAPDEAAVPEGPHILKFASCIIPDAVDAMRYDWDREQSRFSFFLDPQVPYVVGAHAELVVDRLLADTGLRRSDIAHWLVHSGGKKVIDAVVVNLGLTRHDVRHTVGVLRDYGNVSSGSFLFSYERLLDEGVARPGEYGVLMTMGPGSTIETALVQW; this comes from the coding sequence ATGACCCTGGCAGCCGAGCTGCGGCCCCGCGCTCTGGGCGTGGGCACGGCGGTGACGCCCACCTCGTACACCCAGCAGGAGGTGCTCGACGCCTTCGGGATCACCGACGCCAAGATCCGTTCGGTGTTCCTCAACAGCGCCATCGAGCGCCGCCATCTGACGCTCCCGGCGCAGGACGGCGCGGGCGGCCGCGTCCACGAGCCGCAGGGCGACCTCCTCGACAAGCACAAGGCCAAGGCCGTCGAGATGGGCGCCGAGGCGCTGCGCGCCTGCCTCAAGCGCGCCGGGGCCGAACTCTCCGATCTGCGCCATCTGTGCTGCGTGACGTCCACCGGACTTCTCACCCCGGGACTGAGCGCCCTGCTCATCAAGGAACTCGGCATCGACCGGCACTGCAGCCGCTCCGACATCGTGGGCATGGGCTGCAACGCCGGCCTCAACGCCCTGGGCGTGGTCTCCGGCTGGGCCGCCGCCCACCCCGGCGAACTCGCCGTCGTGCTCTGCACCGAGGCCTGCTCCGCCGCCTACGCCATGGACTCCACGATGCGCACCGCCGTGGTCAACAGCCTCTTCGGCGACGGCGCCGCCGCGATCGCGATCCGTTCGGGCGCCGCACCGGACGAGGCGGCCGTGCCCGAGGGCCCGCACATCCTGAAGTTCGCCAGCTGCATCATCCCGGACGCCGTCGACGCCATGCGCTACGACTGGGACCGGGAGCAGAGCCGCTTCAGCTTCTTCCTGGACCCGCAGGTCCCCTATGTGGTCGGCGCCCACGCCGAGCTGGTCGTGGACCGGCTGCTGGCGGACACCGGACTGCGCCGCAGCGACATCGCCCACTGGCTGGTGCACTCCGGCGGCAAGAAGGTCATCGACGCCGTCGTGGTCAACCTCGGGCTGACCCGGCACGACGTCCGGCACACCGTCGGCGTGCTGCGCGACTACGGCAACGTGTCGAGCGGCTCGTTCCTGTTCTCGTACGAACGGCTCCTGGACGAGGGAGTCGCCCGGCCCGGCGAGTACGGCGTGCTGATGACCATGGGGCCCGGCTCGACGATCGAAACGGCGCTGGTTCAGTGGTGA
- a CDS encoding ParB/RepB/Spo0J family partition protein produces MHSRSLRTTMDGSEVTPCESDWLRAMGMAVDRADSDYLIKLQSILKELPVERVPVERLRTGFSPRVHGEDADHIRVLAETADELPPILVHRASMTVIDGAHRLRVVELLGEDRIAARFFDGDQEDARLLAVAANIAHGRTLSTTDRAAAAMRIFTSHPQWSDRAVAAVAGLSPKKVARLRKEMALPQSDRRVGRDGRVRPIDSARRREQAGELIRSNPGFSLRQIAAEVGLAPATVADVRNRIQRGESPVPSGVRGRAAQATEAVSRTSAVEAVPVRAPATGATITRLPAARRRALADEKTPVMALEDVMKITGMLTRDPSLRHNASGRSLLRLLDVCALITRDRRKVAEAVPAHCKESVARLAQGYAGMWRWLAEDLVQQVEEMHDLGEDDGSLSA; encoded by the coding sequence ATGCATTCTCGATCACTGAGAACGACCATGGATGGCAGTGAAGTCACCCCTTGTGAATCGGATTGGCTTCGTGCGATGGGAATGGCCGTGGACCGAGCAGATTCAGATTACTTGATAAAGCTGCAATCCATCCTCAAAGAACTGCCTGTCGAGCGGGTCCCGGTGGAACGCCTCCGGACCGGTTTCTCCCCACGGGTACACGGTGAGGACGCCGACCACATTCGGGTCCTGGCCGAGACCGCAGACGAGCTCCCGCCGATTCTTGTGCACCGCGCGAGCATGACCGTCATCGACGGCGCCCACCGGTTGCGCGTGGTCGAGCTCCTGGGGGAGGACCGCATCGCGGCGCGGTTCTTCGACGGCGATCAGGAGGACGCCCGGCTCCTTGCGGTGGCAGCCAACATCGCCCACGGGCGGACACTGTCCACGACCGACCGGGCGGCCGCCGCGATGCGGATCTTCACCTCGCATCCGCAGTGGTCCGACCGGGCCGTCGCGGCGGTCGCCGGCCTCTCCCCGAAGAAGGTCGCACGGCTGCGCAAGGAGATGGCGCTGCCGCAGTCCGACCGCAGAGTCGGACGGGACGGCCGGGTCCGGCCCATCGACTCCGCCCGCAGACGGGAACAGGCCGGTGAGCTGATCCGGAGCAATCCCGGCTTCTCCCTGCGGCAGATCGCGGCGGAGGTGGGTCTGGCCCCGGCGACCGTCGCGGACGTGCGCAACCGGATCCAGCGCGGCGAGAGCCCGGTGCCGAGCGGCGTACGGGGTCGCGCGGCTCAGGCCACGGAGGCCGTGAGCCGCACATCGGCGGTGGAAGCGGTTCCGGTCCGGGCGCCCGCGACCGGGGCCACGATCACCCGGCTGCCGGCCGCACGGCGGCGTGCTCTGGCCGATGAGAAGACGCCGGTCATGGCGCTGGAGGACGTCATGAAGATCACCGGCATGCTGACCCGCGATCCTTCGCTGCGTCACAACGCCTCGGGGCGCTCCCTCCTGCGCCTGCTCGACGTCTGCGCACTGATCACCCGGGACCGGCGGAAGGTCGCCGAGGCGGTGCCCGCGCACTGCAAGGAGTCCGTGGCGCGGCTCGCTCAGGGATACGCCGGGATGTGGCGATGGCTTGCCGAAGATCTGGTGCAGCAGGTCGAGGAGATGCACGACCTGGGCGAGGACGACGGATCGCTCAGCGCGTGA